The following proteins are co-located in the Salvelinus sp. IW2-2015 linkage group LG36, ASM291031v2, whole genome shotgun sequence genome:
- the si:dkey-4e7.3 gene encoding inosine-uridine preferring nucleoside hydrolase isoform X1 yields MTAARLSRFNVEGPLECVHLYCKHTRRLAESRFPVACDGHLLARPRGVAACPHRHSPVLFYSTTGSSMSSKKLLVDVDCGVDDAQAIMMALATPYVEVLGITCVHGNTNVENVCKNTLRVLQACNRLEIPVFRGAAKPILGNVISAGNFHGQDGLGDAPDPNAPGLDMLQMEGAVSALIRIVNENPGEVSLVATAPLTNLALAVRMEPSFPSKLKGLYIMGGNTESRGNTTVCAEFNFAADPEAAYIVLNDFLCPTYIASWEFTCYSKLPWSWCDDWLAQESEKARFMAQIFRHSMEESYSERSQAEMIDGMGFVSCDSYAMAAAIDNTFVTESDHMAVSVELTGTHTRGMMILDTLGMLKKTHKAFVMKKVNMVRFEQMMMDALK; encoded by the exons ATGACGGCGGCAAGATTATCGAGATTTAATGTCGAAGGCCCATTGGAGTGTGTTCATCTTTACTGTAAACATACACGGAGGTTAGCGGAAAGCAG GTTCCCAGTTGCATGTGACGGTCACCTGTTAGCCAGGCCAAGAGGAGTAGCAGCCTGTCCACACCGACACAGCCCAGTCCTATTCTATTCAACTACAG GCTCCAGTATGAGTAGTAAGAAGCTGCTGGTGGATGTGGACTGTGGGGTGGATGATGCTCAGGCTATCATGATGGCACTGGCCACCCCttatgtagaggtcctgggcatCACCTGTGTCCATGGCAACACCAATGTGGAGAACGTGTGCAAGAACACGCTGCGGGTGCTTCAAGCCTGCAACAGACTGGAG atCCCAGTATTCCGTGGTGCTGCCAAGCCTATCCTGGGGAATGTGATCAGTGCGGGAAACTTCCATGGCCAGGACGGGTTGGGGGATGCTCCAGACCCAAACGCTCCGGGGCTGGACATGCTGCAGATGGAAGGAGCGGTATCTGCACTGATCCGGATAGTCAACGAAAACCctggagag GTATCTCTGGTGGCCACGGCTCCCCTCACCAACCTAGCTCTGGCTGTAAGAATGGAGCCATCCTTCCCCAGCAAACTTAAAGGCCTTTACATCATGGGAGGCAACACAGAGT CCAGAGGAAACACCACAGTGTGTGCAGAGTTTAACTTCGCTGCCGACCCGGAAGCAGCTTACATCGTACTGAATGACTTCCTGTGTCCCACTTACATAGCCAGCTGGGAGTTCACCTGCTACAGCAAGCTGCCCTGG TCGTGGTGTGATGACTGGCTGGCCCAGGAGTCAGAGAAGGCTCGCTTCATGGCCCAGATCTTCCGCCACAGTATGGAGGAGTCGTACAGTGAGCGCTCCCAGGCGGAGATGATTGACGGCATGGGCTTTGTGTCATGTGACTCCTACGCCATGGCGGCAGCTATCGACAACACCTTTGTCACAGAGAGCGACCACATGGCGGTGAGCGTGGAGCTGACGGGCACACACACGCGTGGCATGATGATCCTGGACACACTGGGCATGCTGAAGAAGACTCACAAGGCCTTCGTCATGAAGAAGGTGAACATGGTGAGGTTTGAGCAGATGATGATGGACGCTCTGAAGTAA
- the si:dkey-4e7.3 gene encoding nucleoside hydrolase isoform X2, with protein MSSKKLLVDVDCGVDDAQAIMMALATPYVEVLGITCVHGNTNVENVCKNTLRVLQACNRLEIPVFRGAAKPILGNVISAGNFHGQDGLGDAPDPNAPGLDMLQMEGAVSALIRIVNENPGEVSLVATAPLTNLALAVRMEPSFPSKLKGLYIMGGNTESRGNTTVCAEFNFAADPEAAYIVLNDFLCPTYIASWEFTCYSKLPWSWCDDWLAQESEKARFMAQIFRHSMEESYSERSQAEMIDGMGFVSCDSYAMAAAIDNTFVTESDHMAVSVELTGTHTRGMMILDTLGMLKKTHKAFVMKKVNMVRFEQMMMDALK; from the exons ATGAGTAGTAAGAAGCTGCTGGTGGATGTGGACTGTGGGGTGGATGATGCTCAGGCTATCATGATGGCACTGGCCACCCCttatgtagaggtcctgggcatCACCTGTGTCCATGGCAACACCAATGTGGAGAACGTGTGCAAGAACACGCTGCGGGTGCTTCAAGCCTGCAACAGACTGGAG atCCCAGTATTCCGTGGTGCTGCCAAGCCTATCCTGGGGAATGTGATCAGTGCGGGAAACTTCCATGGCCAGGACGGGTTGGGGGATGCTCCAGACCCAAACGCTCCGGGGCTGGACATGCTGCAGATGGAAGGAGCGGTATCTGCACTGATCCGGATAGTCAACGAAAACCctggagag GTATCTCTGGTGGCCACGGCTCCCCTCACCAACCTAGCTCTGGCTGTAAGAATGGAGCCATCCTTCCCCAGCAAACTTAAAGGCCTTTACATCATGGGAGGCAACACAGAGT CCAGAGGAAACACCACAGTGTGTGCAGAGTTTAACTTCGCTGCCGACCCGGAAGCAGCTTACATCGTACTGAATGACTTCCTGTGTCCCACTTACATAGCCAGCTGGGAGTTCACCTGCTACAGCAAGCTGCCCTGG TCGTGGTGTGATGACTGGCTGGCCCAGGAGTCAGAGAAGGCTCGCTTCATGGCCCAGATCTTCCGCCACAGTATGGAGGAGTCGTACAGTGAGCGCTCCCAGGCGGAGATGATTGACGGCATGGGCTTTGTGTCATGTGACTCCTACGCCATGGCGGCAGCTATCGACAACACCTTTGTCACAGAGAGCGACCACATGGCGGTGAGCGTGGAGCTGACGGGCACACACACGCGTGGCATGATGATCCTGGACACACTGGGCATGCTGAAGAAGACTCACAAGGCCTTCGTCATGAAGAAGGTGAACATGGTGAGGTTTGAGCAGATGATGATGGACGCTCTGAAGTAA